The Thermoplasmata archaeon nucleotide sequence CTTCCGCCTCCTCCACCGAAGCTTTCAGTTTAGATGCGGGGCGTGTGAACCCCAATGTGATCATTTCAAGTCACCGAGGACTTCGCGAAGTGAAGCAACGGTACCGACGACCATGATTCCCGGAGGCTCCAAGGCCTTCTCCTTAATCGTCTTCTCCAGATTCTCGACGGTGGTGACCTCTACCCTCTGCTTGGGGGTCGAACCGCTGCAGATGATTGCCGCGGGCATATCGGGCCTCATTCCACCCTCGATCAGTCCTTTGGAGATGTTGCCTGCGTTTCCGAGCCCCATCAGGATCACCAGGGTTCCGTGTCCGCTTACGAGCTTCTTCCAATCAATGCGGTCCTCGGAACGGTCGTCCTTCTCGTGCCCAGTTACGAATGTGACCAGAGATGTGTGGTCGCGGTGGGTGACAGGTATTCCTGCGAGTTCGGGCACTGATATCGATGAAGAGACTCCGGGAACGACGTGGACTTCGGCACCAGCCTTCCTGAGTTCTTCTGCCTCCTCTGCTCCGCGTCCGAACAGGAACGGGTCCCCTCCCTTGAGTCTTACGACGATCTTTCCCTCGTTGGCGTACTTGACTAGCAGTTCGTTGGTCTCCCACTGCTTGAGGTGATGGTCGCCCC carries:
- the cobA gene encoding uroporphyrinogen-III C-methyltransferase — its product is MTGKVYLVGAGPGDPGLMTVKGLELLRNADIVMYDALANPELLKECKDGAQLIDAGKRGGDHHLKQWETNELLVKYANEGKIVVRLKGGDPFLFGRGAEEAEELRKAGAEVHVVPGVSSSISVPELAGIPVTHRDHTSLVTFVTGHEKDDRSEDRIDWKKLVSGHGTLVILMGLGNAGNISKGLIEGGMRPDMPAAIICSGSTPKQRVEVTTVENLEKTIKEKALEPPGIMVVGTVASLREVLGDLK